The nucleotide sequence TTTAAGCTTGGTGCATGACTTGGCTAAATACTCATGAGCCAGCTTTACATGCTCTTCGGTAACATCGGCCAATACTTCCAAACCCTTATCTGCATTTCCACCGATAAGACCTATCAGGGCAGAAGCTTCCATTCCCTTCATTCCGCCGGTATTAGGTACAATAACCGACTTTGCATTTTTAATGATATTACCGCTGCTTTCAATTAAAATCTCATCGGGAATACCGCCCATGATTTTTCGTAAATTGGCAGCTGTGTAGGCAATAGCAATAGGCTCCGTGCATCCAAGGGCCGGAACCAATTCTTCTCTTAGAATTTGAACATATTTTTCTTTTTTTGCGTTATCTAAACTCATATCCTTTCTCCATATTAAAAAATAAACGGATTTACTATGTTATCCATTCAATAAAATTATGTCAACCGATTTAATTATTATTGTCAATTGTTTGGGCCAATCTAAAACCCAGAATATAACCCGGATTTACCGGAATAGCATAACCCCAAGATTTTACACGGGAAAAACTAAGACCATGCTTTACAGAACCGCTTTTTATAATTCTATATCTGGCTCCTTCTTTATTGATAGGGTCAATAAACTGACCGGTTTTTCTTTGATTATACCGATCAAAACACCACTCCCAGCAATTCCCGGACATATCATAGAGCCCTAACCTATTGGGCTTTTTTTGCCCTATGGGATGAATATCTATAATTTCGCCTGATGAACCTACATTAAATAGAGAGCTATTATCTCTATACCAAACATATTCTCCGGCATTTTCAATGTCATCGGTTCCTGCAAATCCGAAATTCCAATCAGCGGCCTCTACATCTCCGCCTCTGGCAGCAAATTCCCATTCAGCCTCAGTCGGCAAACGATAGCCGTTATTTTTCATACGAACATCGGGATTTTCGCTCTTTGTAACATCTAAAGCATTGCGTAAAACCTTACCGTCATAGTAATAAACCGGATCCAAGCCTTCTTTTTCGCTTAAAGCATTACACCAAATAATAGCATCGCTCCACGACATTTTTGTTACAGGATAGACGCCTGCCTTTACCGTATTATAAGGCTTTCCCATTTCTTCTGCCTTTTCCTTCAACTCTTTAATTTCATACATTTCGTCAGGATCTGCCGAATGTCCCATATAAATACCCGGCTGGCCTAAAGATTGGAACTGATATTCATGCCCGCTTTCTTTGATAATCCACTCATAGACCTCATTCCAAAATGAATAGGAAACTTCATACTTTCCGATCTTATAAGGGCTTAAAGTAACTTTTCTTCCGGAGGTAAAAAAACCTTCCGAACCTTCGCCTTCGATAATTACAGGTTTTTCAATGACGGTGATCATTGTTTTAAAATTTTCGATTGAATCATAAGGATAATTTACAACCTTCCGTCTGGTCGTAAATAAAATTCCGCCTATCAAAATAACTGAAAATAAAAAATAAAAGAAATTTTCATTTTTATAAGTTTTAGGATTTTTAATAGCCTTGAAGATATTCTTTATACACCCCATACATTCCCCATAAATAAAAATTTATAAGATGTTTTATACCATATTAGAGCAAAAAAATCAATAAAATAGATTTTAAAAATAAAAGAAATTTCAAATTCTTAACTTTGTATCTTTTTTTCGATTGAAAATTTTATTTTTATGGATTATACTATTTTTATGGGGGAGAATTTATGCAGACAATTTATCAAACAATGAGCGACGGATCGGCTGTTGCGGTTCATCAATGGCTTCCTAAAAAAAAGCCTAAGGCTGTAATTCATATAGTTCACGGAATGGCTGAGCACGCTTTAAGATATGCAGACTTTGCCGAAGAGGCTTGCACAAGGGGGTTTACGGTGTTTGCATCGGACCATCGAGGTCACGGTAAAACTTGCGGAAAAATAATGCTTAAAGGTTATCTTGCAGATAAAGACGGCTTTAGACGGGTAGTAGAAGATCAAAAAGAAATCAATGATGAAATTCAAAAAATTTATCAGGATATTCCGATTATAATACTCGGCCATTCATTCGGGTCTTTTATAACTCAAAACTATATAGAAAACTACGGAAAAACCGTAAAAGCTGCTATCTTAGTAGGAAGTGCAGGCCCAAACCCTATGCTGAAAATCGCAGGTATTGCAGCCGGCTTAAATAAACTCTTTTCAGGGAGAAAAAAGCCATCCAAATTTATGGATAAACTGAGTTTTGGAGCCTATAATAAGACGGTTGATTCCCCCAAAACAAATTTTGACTGGCTTTCAAGAGATGAAAAAGAGGTTAAAAAATATATTGATGATGAATTTTGCGGCTTTACGTGTACTGTAGGTTTTTACCAAGACCTGATTAAAGGATTAAAACAAACACACACGAGTACCGAAATGGTAAAGATTCCAAATGAGCTCCCCATCCTCATTACTTCAGGCGATAGGGATCCTGTTTCAAACCTAGGTAAGAGCGTAAAAAAGCTATATGATATTTACAAGGCCAATGGTATAAGCGACCTTAACTTAAAGCTCTATGAAGGAGCCCGCCATGAAATCTTAAACGAAACCAATAAGGAAGAAGTTAAGGCCGATATCTTTGAATGGATAGAAAAAAGGCTATAATATAAGCCCGATTAAACTTGTTCTTCAGATTTTGCCTTTGTTTTTCGCAAATTATGTTTTTGAATGTACTCTTGAGTCCTTTTATAGTCCTTCCTTGCAAGAACCAAATACTTGGGTGCAAGCCCCGCCCCTCCGGCCATCTCGTATCTATCTATAATGGCTTTAAGCATATCATCGGCTTCAAGCCATTTTTTTTGACTTATATAGATATGAGCTATCTCATATTCCGCAGCTGTTCTGGTAGAGGCGTCAGTTCCGTATCTTTTTATTACTATTTTATAATATTCAAGGGCATTTCTTAAAGAGCCGTTATCAAGTTCTGCTTGAGCCCTTTGGTTTAATTCAATGGGGGTAAGATTTGCAGGAACAGTTTCATCAGTCGGAAGACTGGAACAAGAAAAAAACAAAGAAATTGCAGCCGTTAAAATTAGTAAATTAAAGCCATAGGATTTTGTCTTAATTTTTTTTGTCATTTTATTCTCCAAATTTTATTTAAACCGTATTTTTAATACATTCTAAACAAACAATATTAAAAAAAGTATCATCATTTAAAATGAACTTGCTGCAAGCGTTTATTCACGGATTACCGTAATCTCAACACGGCGGTTTTTTGCCATATTTGTCTCATTATTACTGGGGGCCGCGGGCCTTGTGCTTCCATAGCCGGCTGTCATTATCCTTGAGCGGTCAATTCCCCGTTTTGAAATTTCGTCTGCGATTCTTTCCGCCCTTTGTACCGAAAGAATTTTTTCGTCCTCAGGCCTATTAAGGTCAGCCGTGTGGCCTTCAATTAAAAATTTTGTATAAGGTCCAAGCTTCAAAAGAGCTTCGGCAATTACGTCTATTTTACCCATCTCTTCAGGAAGAACATCGGGCATATCCGCAACAAACCGTATATCATACATTATTATTTTAACTATGTTTTTGGGATTGGATAGTTCAATTCCTTTTTCTTTATGCTTTTCAAGCAAGAGTTCAATATCATGATATGCAAAGTAATAGTTTTCATCGGGCGGAGTAAAGGGCTCGGTAACATGGAGCATATCTTCATCGCAGATTATGACTACCCGCCCTTCCTGTAAAAGTTTTAAATTTTCAGGCTTTGACAAAATACGGCTGCTATCCTCCATCGAAATAATCGGATCGGTTCTGTTTTGGCCGAAAACGCCTCTCGCTATTATACGCAAGGGCTCGGTACCTACATATTCCCTATACAGCGCTTCATTAAGGCTTGAAGAATATAACACTATCCCCAGTTTTTTTGCTATTTTAGGATCTACCATGTTCTTTTCATATATGGTAGACATATCGGTGTTCCAAACTTTCGGAAAAATACAGGGCTGAAGTTTTTCCTTTGTATATTCTCCGTGCACAGGCAGCAAACCTCTGGCATCTATTAAAATCCCCGTATACACCTTGCTGACAGTCGTGCTTGGAGGAATCGATGGAACATAGGGCGTATTGTGCTTGATAAACAGCTTTGCAATTTCATGCAGTTCAGTACTTGTTTTTATCAAGGCATTGGACATATCATTTGAAAAATGAGGATTTTTATAATTCCCTTTTTCAATTATCTTATTTATGGTGTTTAAGTTTACTTTTTCTTCAGCAAGATAGTTTCCCAAGCGGTGGGAAGAGTCAACTATAACGGAAAGATAAATATCCTTTAAAAGGGAAGGCATGTATTTTTCTATTGTGTTAAAAGCCGCATCCCTATCACTTGGAAGATAAAAACCGCTTTTATTCATATCAAGTTTTATTAAGGATTCGATTGTGCCCTTTTCCCAATTTTGAACGGAAGAGGATTGAAGGACAGGCTCATAGGCATTTAAGGCAAAACTAAAAAGAAAAAAAAACAAAAAAAAGCTGCTTAAGCCTTTGGCATTTTTTAAAACCGTGTTTTTATTTAAAAATTTATTCATTTGCTTTATCTCCGCTTATCAGTTTATTATCGGCACCTTTAGTTTTTGACCTAAGGAAAGCACCGAATTTACCTCTATGCCGTTTTTTTCGGCGAGGGTTTCAACTTGGACATCATATTTTAAGGCTATGGACCACAAGGTGTCACCCTTTTTAATTACATATGTATCCTTAAATTCTAGATTTTGATCGTCATTTTTACGCCTATACGAATTTACGGTTTTTAAAGCCGGTATTTTAAGTACCTGCCCTATCTTAAGAGCAGAAGCATTAATGCCGGGATTATAGTTCATAATCGACTTGATGCTTACGCCATAGTGTTTTGACAAGGCATAAAGAGTATCGCCGGATCTTATCTTATAACTGTAATATTTTATAAGAAGGGTGTTTTTTTCAAGCAAATCTTGAACAGCCTCTTTATATTCCAAGGGAATGCGCAAATTATATTTTAGATTGGGCGGAGTAATATTAAATTTCAAAGAAGGATTAAGAGCCGAAAAAAGGTCCGTATCAGCCTTAACTTTTTCGGCAAGCAAAATAACATCAATAGAGCGTTTTATCGGAATAATCTCTGTGGCTTCATAATCAAGAGCATCTCCCCAATCAATACCGTATTTTTCGCTATTCATAAGAATTTCCGCAATAGCTAAAAATTTAGCAACATAGAGAGAGGTTTCCGTCTTTAAGAATTTTTTTTCGGCCAGATACCAATAGTTTCGGCTTCCAGCCTTCTTTATAGCCTTATCCAAAGCCCCTACCCCGCAATTATAAGCCGCAAGAGCTAAATACCAGTCATTATAATAATTATAATTCCATCTAAGTTTTTTTACGGCTGCAGTGCTGGTCTTCCATGGATCCCGCCTTTCATCAATCCATTCATCGATATGAATATCATAGCCGCCTATACTGTTCCGCATAAATTGCCAAATACCTACGGCCCCCGATTTTGACACAGCCTTAGGCGAAAACCCCGACTCTATAACCGGTAAAAATAATAGTTCGGGAGGGAGATTTTCTCTGCGCAATTCTTCAATAATAAAATTGCGGTAAGGGCTCGACCTTTTCATAATCGCTTCCAAATACCTTAAACCGTTTTCATTCAGATACTGATTTCTAAACTTTTCAATTAGAGGATATTTTGAAGACACAATAACCGTACCGTGAAGCGATTTTTGGCGGTTATAAGAGAGATTCGATTTATTAAGCTGCCTAAGTTTTACGGATTCGTCCTTTGTAAAATTTAAAGAGGCTGCGTGAATTAAATCAAAACCTAAAAAAACAAAGACTATAAAAAAAATCCGAGTCTTCACTAAATTTTTTCTCCGTAGTAAATACCTGCCCATTCCCATCTTCCGTGAATTTCAGGATCTGCCGGGAAGTTTACTTTTCTAAAGTACAGGTACCATATTCTTGAATATTGATTCCAGCCCGAAGTTTTAAGATAGGCCTCGTGGGGTGTAGAAGAAGGATCAATTTCAGGCTCTATTTTTATATAAGTTCCGTACATAAAATTTCTTAAAGAAAAATCTTGAGAACCGTAAATGTCTGAAAGTTCCTGTTTCCACGCCATAGAAAAAAAGTTTACCTTTGAACGGTAACGCTCCAAGGTATCATAGTCCTTCCTCTGAATTGCCGACTTAATAACGGACAAAAGCTCATCAAGACTTTCCATTGTCCAGCTCTTTGTTGAAGAGCTGTAGTCTACGATTTTTCGGGCATAGCCGTAATTATCCGGGATGCCCGGGATAATCAAATCAAAACGGCCGAGGCCTATAAATTTTGAATAGCTTTGAATGGCCAAATTCCATTCTCCGAGCTTTTCGTAATTTTGTGCAAGCATAAAATAGGAATAAGCAGGATCAATGCTGTCATAAAAGTTGGAAAG is from Treponema denticola and encodes:
- a CDS encoding tetratricopeptide repeat protein, whose protein sequence is MKNKFILMFMLCLIFISCKQDPDLYLYDDMDNLKDEQKTLIEVLKKTESKEMSFAVKDRIAKNLKVKKKNKLLIVFLSSLVENDPDDTYKGYWLLMLANEYMEQKMNEPAAYFFERVIKLDKDMEISGKSIQYLSLKNLINITNDPKRLVEYYSLLLSNFYDSIDPAYSYFMLAQNYEKLGEWNLAIQSYSKFIGLGRFDLIIPGIPDNYGYARKIVDYSSSTKSWTMESLDELLSVIKSAIQRKDYDTLERYRSKVNFFSMAWKQELSDIYGSQDFSLRNFMYGTYIKIEPEIDPSSTPHEAYLKTSGWNQYSRIWYLYFRKVNFPADPEIHGRWEWAGIYYGEKI
- a CDS encoding alpha/beta hydrolase codes for the protein MQTIYQTMSDGSAVAVHQWLPKKKPKAVIHIVHGMAEHALRYADFAEEACTRGFTVFASDHRGHGKTCGKIMLKGYLADKDGFRRVVEDQKEINDEIQKIYQDIPIIILGHSFGSFITQNYIENYGKTVKAAILVGSAGPNPMLKIAGIAAGLNKLFSGRKKPSKFMDKLSFGAYNKTVDSPKTNFDWLSRDEKEVKKYIDDEFCGFTCTVGFYQDLIKGLKQTHTSTEMVKIPNELPILITSGDRDPVSNLGKSVKKLYDIYKANGISDLNLKLYEGARHEILNETNKEEVKADIFEWIEKRL
- a CDS encoding OmpA family protein; translated protein: MNKFLNKNTVLKNAKGLSSFFLFFFLFSFALNAYEPVLQSSSVQNWEKGTIESLIKLDMNKSGFYLPSDRDAAFNTIEKYMPSLLKDIYLSVIVDSSHRLGNYLAEEKVNLNTINKIIEKGNYKNPHFSNDMSNALIKTSTELHEIAKLFIKHNTPYVPSIPPSTTVSKVYTGILIDARGLLPVHGEYTKEKLQPCIFPKVWNTDMSTIYEKNMVDPKIAKKLGIVLYSSSLNEALYREYVGTEPLRIIARGVFGQNRTDPIISMEDSSRILSKPENLKLLQEGRVVIICDEDMLHVTEPFTPPDENYYFAYHDIELLLEKHKEKGIELSNPKNIVKIIMYDIRFVADMPDVLPEEMGKIDVIAEALLKLGPYTKFLIEGHTADLNRPEDEKILSVQRAERIADEISKRGIDRSRIMTAGYGSTRPAAPSNNETNMAKNRRVEITVIRE
- a CDS encoding transglycosylase SLT domain-containing protein → MKTRIFFIVFVFLGFDLIHAASLNFTKDESVKLRQLNKSNLSYNRQKSLHGTVIVSSKYPLIEKFRNQYLNENGLRYLEAIMKRSSPYRNFIIEELRRENLPPELLFLPVIESGFSPKAVSKSGAVGIWQFMRNSIGGYDIHIDEWIDERRDPWKTSTAAVKKLRWNYNYYNDWYLALAAYNCGVGALDKAIKKAGSRNYWYLAEKKFLKTETSLYVAKFLAIAEILMNSEKYGIDWGDALDYEATEIIPIKRSIDVILLAEKVKADTDLFSALNPSLKFNITPPNLKYNLRIPLEYKEAVQDLLEKNTLLIKYYSYKIRSGDTLYALSKHYGVSIKSIMNYNPGINASALKIGQVLKIPALKTVNSYRRKNDDQNLEFKDTYVIKKGDTLWSIALKYDVQVETLAEKNGIEVNSVLSLGQKLKVPIIN
- a CDS encoding formylglycine-generating enzyme family protein produces the protein MGCIKNIFKAIKNPKTYKNENFFYFLFSVILIGGILFTTRRKVVNYPYDSIENFKTMITVIEKPVIIEGEGSEGFFTSGRKVTLSPYKIGKYEVSYSFWNEVYEWIIKESGHEYQFQSLGQPGIYMGHSADPDEMYEIKELKEKAEEMGKPYNTVKAGVYPVTKMSWSDAIIWCNALSEKEGLDPVYYYDGKVLRNALDVTKSENPDVRMKNNGYRLPTEAEWEFAARGGDVEAADWNFGFAGTDDIENAGEYVWYRDNSSLFNVGSSGEIIDIHPIGQKKPNRLGLYDMSGNCWEWCFDRYNQRKTGQFIDPINKEGARYRIIKSGSVKHGLSFSRVKSWGYAIPVNPGYILGFRLAQTIDNNN